In Xiphophorus hellerii strain 12219 chromosome 13, Xiphophorus_hellerii-4.1, whole genome shotgun sequence, the following proteins share a genomic window:
- the LOC116731227 gene encoding proline-rich protein 15-like, whose translation MTEKVPWWKVFIPKKKNADPYGLGPDFNPFAQQPERLKDPSSSSKTTTDQTVPAQGSSFLSDETFDDSKLESVFNEQTCRRNMKVSRSGRFKEKRRPRSTLPIEDKGREAAAPGREDKR comes from the coding sequence ATGACAGAGAAGGTCCCATGGTGGAAGGTGTTCATTCCAAAGAAAAAGAATGCGGATCCGTACGGCTTGGGCCCTGACTTCAACCCTTTCGCCCAGCAACCAGAGAGGCTGAAAGACCCGTCCTCTTCGTCCAAGACCACCACCGACCAGACCGTCCCCGCGCAGGGCTCCAGCTTCCTCAGCGACGAAACCTTCGACGACTCCAAGCTGGAATCGGTGTTCAACGAGCAGACGTGCCGCAGGAACATGAAGGTTTCCCGCTCGGGCCGGTTCAAGGAGAAGAGGAGGCCGCGCTCGACCCTTCCCATCGAGGACAAGGGGAGGGAAGCCGCAGCGCCAGGCAGGGAGGACAAACGATGA